One part of the Clarias gariepinus isolate MV-2021 ecotype Netherlands chromosome 24, CGAR_prim_01v2, whole genome shotgun sequence genome encodes these proteins:
- the LOC128512257 gene encoding immunoglobulin lambda-1 light chain-like isoform X1, which produces MLPALCSLFTALSCVSGVTVVTQKPPVLTLTQGQTATMDCNLGTVTKSAARWYKQVPEGVPQYAIFYYHGDSSPKYGSGFSSPKFTSTHSSESDYKLIISNVEVGDSAVYYCNTWDGSVNEWVFGQGTKLIVNDAALPAPVLTILPPSSEELKSKKATLVCLANEMASGFADVRWLVNGNSVTSGVITGSALQQTNKKFTLSSSLTVDSSEWENNKDITCEVSAGGKAASVKINQSECSE; this is translated from the exons atgcTGCCAGCGCTCTGCTCTCTCTTCACTGCTCTCTCAT GTGTCAGTGGTGTGACTGTGGTGACGCAGAAGCCTCCTGTTCTCACACTGACTCAAGGACAGACGGCCACCATGGACTGTAATCTGGGGACTGTTACAAAAAGTGCTGCACGCTGGTACAAACAGGTTCCTGAAGGAGTTCCTCAATatgcaatattttattatcatgGTGATTCCTCTCCTAAATATGGATCTGGTTTCTCATCACCTAAATTCACATCAACACACTCCTCTGAATCAGATTATAAACTGATTATCAGTAATGTGGAGGTGGGAGATTCAGCAGTGTATTACTGTAACACATGGGATGGCTCTGTTAATGAGTGGGTGT TCGGCCAAGGAACAAAGCTGATCGTCAACG ACGCTGCTCTCCCGGCTCCCGTTCTGACCATTCTCCCTCCGTCCAGTGAAGAGCTAAAGTCTAAAAAAGCTACTCTAGTGTGTTTGGCCAATGAGATGGCCAGTGGTTTTGCTGATGTGCGTTGGCTCGTGAACGGGAACTCGGTCACCAGTGGAGTCATCACCGGCTCTGCACTGCAGCAAACCAATAAGAAATTCACACTGAGCAGCTCTTTGACCGTCGACAGCTCCGAGTGGGAAAACAACAAAGACATAACATGTGAAGTGTCTGCTGGAGGAAAAGCTGCATCGGTGAAGATTAACCAGTCTGAATGCAGTGAATGA
- the LOC128512257 gene encoding immunoglobulin lambda-1 light chain-like isoform X2: MLPALCSLFTALSCVSGVTVVTQKPSVLTLTRGQMATMECNQGTVHDWGALWYKHVPGGVPQYVLRHHQAWSIPKYGSGFSSSKFTSTCSSTSICNLEISDVEVGDSAVYFCYTWDNSVRAGVFGQGTKLIVNDAALPAPVLTILPPSSEELKSKKATLVCLANEMASGFADVRWLVNGNSVTSGVITGSALQQTNKKFTLSSSLTVDSSEWENNKDITCEVSAGGKAASVKINQSECSE, from the exons atgcTGCCAGCGCTCTGCTCTCTCTTCACTGCTCTCTCAT GTGTCAGTGGTGTGACTGTGGTGACGCAGAAGCCTTCTGTTCTCACACTGACTCGAGGACAGATGGCCACCATGGAGTGTAATCAGGGTACTGTCCATGATTGGGGAGCACTCTGGTACAAACATGTTCCTGGAGGAGTTCCTCAGTATGTACTAAGACATCATCAGGCCTGGAGCATTCCTAAATATGGATCTGGGTTTTCATCTTCTAAATTTACATCAACCTGTTCATCTACATCAATCTGTAATCTGGAGATCAGTGATGTGGAGGTGGGAGACTCAGCAGTATATTTCTGTTACACATGGGACAACTCTGTTAGGGCGGGTGTAT TCGGCCAAGGAACAAAGCTGATCGTCAACG ACGCTGCTCTCCCGGCTCCCGTTCTGACCATTCTCCCTCCGTCCAGTGAAGAGCTAAAGTCTAAAAAAGCTACTCTAGTGTGTTTGGCCAATGAGATGGCCAGTGGTTTTGCTGATGTGCGTTGGCTCGTGAACGGGAACTCGGTCACCAGTGGAGTCATCACCGGCTCTGCACTGCAGCAAACCAATAAGAAATTCACACTGAGCAGCTCTTTGACCGTCGACAGCTCCGAGTGGGAAAACAACAAAGACATAACATGTGAAGTGTCTGCTGGAGGAAAAGCTGCATCGGTGAAGATTAACCAGTCTGAATGCAGTGAATGA